A stretch of the Archangium violaceum genome encodes the following:
- a CDS encoding ArnT family glycosyltransferase produces the protein MPAIVNPSALDTWLDRWFRWLLLVGLLLNLSGLTLTLMEPDATLYGTIARNMAESGDFVDLIADGGDWLDKPHFPFWLTALSFRLLGVNEVAYKLPGLLFWGLGLVYTYLFARHFYSRSVARLAVLFLLTAQHLVMSNNDVRAEPYLVGLIIGAVYHYVRAGEHRFSHHLIWGSLLAACAMMTKGPFVLLTVGGGLVVHWVMHRQWSELWHPRWWVALLLVGVFILPELYCLYQQFDLHPEKVVFGRTGVSGVRFFFWDSQFGRFFNTGPIRGKGNPFFFLHTVLWAFLPWSLWLYGAVLGGLAGWRKRTGEAREYVTWGAAGLSFLVFSLSRFQLPHYLNILFPFFSIIIAGWVCQPRDESRLRWVAGVQWLATVAMMLLAPFLLWLARPQQLVPALLWCVLALGLSLWIFRGRGLPELVGRSFGASVAFNILLNVFLYPELLLYQGGSEAAFFVNAQPPRTVGTYGDKSYAFELYSHAPVHRWDLAALKEAASTRPVYLYVARERVAELEQAGLSVSPLRTFDQFRVTRLTGRFLNPATRPGVVRPMLVAEVGVAPSSQEAHAAEAN, from the coding sequence ATGCCCGCGATCGTGAATCCCTCCGCGCTCGATACCTGGTTGGACCGCTGGTTCCGGTGGCTGCTGCTCGTGGGCCTCCTGCTCAACCTGAGCGGTCTGACCCTCACCCTCATGGAACCGGATGCGACCCTGTACGGGACCATTGCCCGGAACATGGCCGAGAGTGGCGACTTCGTCGATCTGATTGCCGATGGCGGCGACTGGTTGGACAAGCCCCACTTCCCCTTCTGGCTCACGGCGCTCAGCTTCCGGCTGTTGGGGGTGAACGAGGTCGCCTACAAGCTGCCGGGCCTGCTGTTCTGGGGCCTGGGGCTCGTCTACACGTACCTGTTCGCCCGGCACTTCTACTCACGTTCCGTGGCCCGGCTGGCCGTCCTCTTCCTGCTCACGGCCCAGCACCTGGTCATGTCCAACAACGACGTGAGGGCGGAGCCCTATCTCGTCGGGCTGATCATCGGTGCCGTCTACCATTACGTCCGGGCCGGGGAGCATCGGTTCAGCCACCACCTGATCTGGGGCTCGCTGCTGGCGGCGTGCGCGATGATGACCAAGGGTCCGTTCGTGCTGCTGACCGTGGGCGGGGGGCTGGTGGTCCATTGGGTGATGCACAGGCAGTGGTCCGAGCTCTGGCATCCCCGGTGGTGGGTGGCCCTGCTGCTGGTGGGCGTGTTCATCCTCCCGGAGCTGTACTGCCTGTACCAGCAGTTCGACCTGCACCCCGAGAAGGTCGTCTTCGGGCGCACGGGCGTGTCCGGCGTGAGGTTCTTCTTCTGGGACAGCCAGTTTGGCCGCTTCTTCAACACGGGCCCCATCCGGGGGAAGGGCAATCCCTTCTTCTTCCTCCACACCGTGCTCTGGGCCTTCCTGCCCTGGTCGCTCTGGCTGTACGGGGCGGTGCTCGGTGGGCTGGCCGGGTGGAGGAAGCGGACCGGGGAGGCGAGGGAGTATGTGACCTGGGGAGCCGCGGGGCTCTCCTTCCTCGTCTTCTCCCTCTCGCGCTTCCAGCTGCCGCACTATCTGAACATCCTCTTTCCCTTCTTCAGCATCATCATCGCGGGTTGGGTCTGCCAGCCGAGGGACGAGTCCCGGCTGCGGTGGGTGGCGGGAGTCCAGTGGCTGGCGACCGTGGCGATGATGCTCCTGGCTCCGTTCCTGTTGTGGCTCGCCCGGCCCCAGCAGCTCGTGCCGGCGCTCCTCTGGTGTGTCCTGGCGCTGGGCCTCTCCCTGTGGATCTTCAGGGGACGCGGGTTGCCGGAGCTGGTGGGAAGGAGCTTCGGGGCATCCGTGGCCTTCAACATCCTGCTCAACGTGTTCCTGTATCCGGAGCTGCTGCTCTACCAGGGGGGCAGTGAAGCGGCCTTCTTCGTCAACGCACAGCCGCCGCGGACCGTGGGCACCTACGGCGACAAGTCCTATGCGTTCGAGCTGTATAGCCATGCGCCCGTGCACCGGTGGGACCTCGCGGCCCTGAAGGAGGCCGCCAGTACCCGGCCGGTCTACCTGTACGTCGCCCGGGAGCGCGTCGCCGAGCTGGAGCAGGCGGGCCTGTCCGTCTCCCCCCTGCGGACGTTCGACCAGTTCCGCGTCACGCGCCTGACCGGTCGCTTCCTGAACCCCGCCACCCGGCCGGGCGTCGTGCGGCCGATGCTGGTGGCGGAGGTGGGCGTGGCGCCGTCCTCCCAGGAGGCCCACGCGGCCGAGGCGAATTGA
- a CDS encoding alpha/beta fold hydrolase: MRAVLLFTLLIPLAVANAANLRLEPHTFRARDGRTVETELGSLTVPLRHARPEGASLTLRFVRFKSTNSQPGAPIVYLAGGPGGSGIEAARGVRHELFLALREVADVIALDQRGTGQSTFHPELSRPWSVPLDQPMDEALLTATLKKATTEAARAWAEAGVDLGAYTTVESAEDLESLREALGVPRLNLWGISYGTHLGLAYLRRHADRVDHAILAGVEGPDDTWKRPVHAEALLDRWDALLRARDAKDKGLRVRLRALMDALGRRPRTVKFTDEKTGTEQTWVATRFDLQRAVFESMRDPAFFERFLALLPALEAGHFDAMAPFASLLRNGELEPMSMAMDAASGISPARRARIAREARTALLGGAVNAGAVEAAWVPGVVDVGQDFRGPLKARSPVLMISGTLDGRTAPDNAEALRPGLSRAVHLVLEGAGHDGLFQSDPRILERMKAFLRGEPLADERLQVTRAP, from the coding sequence ATGCGAGCCGTGCTGCTCTTCACCCTGCTCATCCCCCTGGCCGTGGCGAATGCCGCGAACCTTCGACTGGAACCCCACACCTTCCGCGCCCGGGATGGCAGGACGGTGGAGACCGAGCTGGGCAGCCTGACGGTCCCCCTCAGGCACGCCCGGCCCGAAGGCGCGTCACTGACCCTGCGTTTCGTCCGCTTCAAGAGCACGAATTCCCAGCCGGGAGCCCCCATCGTGTACCTGGCGGGGGGGCCGGGCGGCTCGGGCATCGAGGCCGCGAGAGGCGTCCGCCATGAGCTCTTCCTCGCGCTTCGCGAGGTGGCGGATGTCATCGCACTGGACCAGCGAGGGACGGGACAATCCACCTTCCACCCCGAGCTGAGCCGACCCTGGTCGGTCCCCTTGGACCAACCCATGGATGAGGCTCTGCTGACCGCGACGCTGAAGAAGGCCACCACCGAGGCCGCCAGGGCGTGGGCCGAGGCGGGCGTGGACCTCGGCGCCTACACCACGGTGGAGAGCGCGGAGGACCTGGAGTCCCTGCGCGAGGCCCTGGGCGTGCCCCGCTTGAACCTCTGGGGCATCAGCTATGGCACGCACCTGGGGCTGGCGTACCTGAGGCGCCATGCCGACAGGGTGGACCACGCCATCCTGGCTGGAGTGGAGGGGCCGGACGACACCTGGAAGCGCCCCGTCCATGCCGAGGCATTGCTGGACCGATGGGATGCGTTGCTGCGTGCCCGGGACGCGAAGGACAAGGGCCTGCGGGTCCGCCTGCGGGCCCTGATGGATGCGCTGGGGCGCCGCCCACGCACCGTGAAGTTCACCGACGAGAAGACGGGCACCGAGCAGACGTGGGTGGCAACCCGGTTCGATCTGCAGCGGGCGGTGTTCGAGTCGATGCGAGATCCCGCCTTCTTCGAGCGCTTCCTGGCGCTGCTCCCGGCGCTGGAGGCGGGCCACTTCGATGCGATGGCCCCCTTCGCGTCGCTCCTCCGGAACGGAGAGCTGGAGCCCATGTCGATGGCCATGGATGCCGCCTCCGGCATCAGCCCTGCTCGTCGCGCACGGATTGCCCGTGAGGCACGCACGGCCCTGTTGGGGGGAGCCGTCAACGCGGGCGCGGTCGAGGCCGCCTGGGTTCCCGGGGTGGTGGACGTGGGCCAGGACTTCCGGGGCCCGCTGAAGGCGCGGTCCCCTGTGTTGATGATCAGCGGCACACTCGATGGCCGCACGGCGCCCGACAACGCGGAGGCCCTGCGCCCCGGGTTGTCCAGGGCCGTGCATCTGGTGCTGGAGGGCGCGGGCCATGACGGGCTCTTCCAGTCGGACCCGCGCATCCTGGAGCGCATGAAGGCCTTCCTGCGGGGAGAGCCGCTGGCCGACGAGCGCCTCCAGGTCACCCGGGCGCCCTGA
- a CDS encoding histidine kinase — protein MRCWLLIGCLGVLPPAQAPLAQSVERTVEVHAEDLSVERALTPGGEGWRTVPPSRVAEGPAPFWIRTWVQVPPRAPGAPTPVLALSLLGSWEAWWDGALLGRNGHVGRTPEEELPGHVDVLLPLPPEHATAGPHLLVIRASAHHLGFEPVGTLHRLQVGAASQLARARLLWLVPSLALLGALVLMGSHYLARYFMERRGRATLLLGLLCLAASAQLLLEAWRGLANYPYPLHIVRLWLLSASTLTVAVLLPTTLHAAFREPRRAPWWGALAVSLMGLSAVPGFDGRNAVALGLSLGASLLIALRARRRREPGAWAALGGLGLALALYLTGPLDFPERGFFIAFGGLLLYLGAVHAHQLRRQQQRLESATRASERLQLELLKRSIQPHFLMNTLGAMSEWVETEPAQAVRFIESLGAVYRHLLSISGERAIPLARELELCRAYLEVMGFRHGLAFTLEAPGVDGEAIVPPAVLHTLLENAFSHNRYTTPVTFHLQEGHAGGRRRYVFSAPAGTGATPRVGEGTGTRYLEARLDETFPGAWSLVQEPTETGWTTVMEIPA, from the coding sequence ATGCGTTGCTGGCTGCTCATCGGGTGCCTGGGAGTCCTGCCGCCGGCCCAGGCGCCGCTCGCCCAGAGCGTGGAGCGCACGGTGGAGGTCCACGCGGAAGACCTCTCCGTGGAACGTGCCCTGACCCCCGGTGGTGAGGGCTGGCGCACCGTCCCACCATCGCGAGTCGCCGAGGGGCCGGCGCCCTTCTGGATTCGCACATGGGTCCAGGTGCCTCCGCGAGCGCCAGGGGCCCCCACGCCCGTCCTGGCCCTCTCCCTTCTGGGCTCATGGGAGGCCTGGTGGGATGGAGCGCTCCTGGGGCGCAATGGCCACGTGGGACGGACGCCTGAAGAGGAGCTCCCGGGCCACGTGGACGTGCTGCTCCCCCTTCCGCCCGAGCACGCCACGGCGGGCCCGCACCTGCTGGTCATCCGGGCCTCCGCGCACCATCTCGGTTTCGAGCCCGTCGGCACGCTCCACCGTCTCCAGGTAGGCGCAGCCTCCCAGCTCGCCCGGGCCCGCCTGCTCTGGCTCGTGCCCTCCCTGGCCCTCCTGGGCGCGCTGGTGCTGATGGGCTCGCACTACCTCGCGCGGTACTTCATGGAGCGCCGCGGCCGCGCCACCCTGTTGCTGGGACTGCTCTGCCTCGCTGCCTCGGCGCAGCTGCTCCTCGAGGCGTGGCGAGGGCTCGCGAACTATCCCTATCCCCTGCACATCGTCCGGCTCTGGCTCCTGTCCGCCTCCACGTTGACGGTGGCCGTCCTCCTCCCCACGACCCTGCACGCGGCCTTCCGCGAACCCCGCCGGGCCCCCTGGTGGGGCGCGCTGGCCGTGAGCCTGATGGGCCTCAGCGCGGTCCCTGGCTTCGATGGCAGGAACGCGGTGGCCCTGGGGCTCTCCCTGGGCGCCTCCCTCCTCATCGCGCTGCGAGCCCGGCGGCGGCGGGAACCGGGCGCGTGGGCCGCCCTGGGAGGACTCGGCCTTGCCCTGGCGCTCTACCTCACGGGCCCCCTGGACTTTCCAGAGCGCGGCTTCTTCATCGCCTTCGGAGGGTTGCTGCTGTACCTGGGCGCGGTGCACGCCCATCAGCTCCGCCGCCAGCAGCAGCGGTTGGAGTCCGCCACGCGTGCCTCGGAGCGCCTCCAACTGGAGCTGCTCAAGCGCAGCATCCAGCCCCACTTCCTGATGAACACCCTGGGCGCCATGAGCGAATGGGTGGAGACGGAACCCGCCCAGGCCGTGCGCTTCATCGAGTCCCTGGGCGCGGTGTACCGGCACCTGCTGAGCATCTCGGGAGAGCGGGCCATCCCGCTCGCCCGGGAGCTGGAGCTGTGTCGTGCCTATCTGGAGGTCATGGGCTTCCGCCATGGCCTCGCCTTCACGCTGGAGGCCCCGGGCGTCGATGGTGAGGCGATCGTGCCTCCAGCGGTGCTCCACACCCTGCTGGAGAACGCCTTCAGCCACAATCGCTACACGACGCCAGTCACCTTCCACCTCCAGGAGGGACACGCGGGAGGCCGCAGGCGCTACGTCTTCAGCGCGCCCGCCGGCACGGGCGCCACGCCTCGCGTGGGCGAGGGGACGGGTACCCGCTACCTCGAGGCGAGGCTGGATGAGACCTTCCCTGGCGCCTGGAGTCTGGTGCAGGAACCCACGGAGACGGGGTGGACCACGGTGATGGAGATTCCCGCGTGA
- a CDS encoding LytR/AlgR family response regulator transcription factor translates to MKVLIVEDEPMAARRLERLCRELLGQGLPPPLVRASLADAREVLAERTVDLVLLDLDLSGEDGFQLLEEVAAGSFHTVVVSANTDQALRAFEFGVLDFVAKPYTRERLEKALARVRGRGAGPLRTLAVRKGGGILRVPLETVAYIQGAGDYAELVLRDGGTELSEKSLDRLEVLLPTDFVRIHRSYLVPLQDVARLWTLEGSRTTVELKSGLQLPVGRSRVKALKARLEPAPPDIRMPRE, encoded by the coding sequence GTGAAGGTGCTCATCGTGGAGGATGAGCCCATGGCGGCCCGGCGCCTGGAGCGACTTTGCCGGGAGCTGCTGGGACAGGGCCTGCCGCCGCCCCTCGTACGCGCGAGCCTCGCGGATGCGCGAGAGGTCCTGGCCGAGCGCACCGTGGACCTGGTGCTGCTGGACCTGGACCTCTCGGGAGAGGACGGCTTCCAGCTGCTGGAAGAGGTCGCGGCCGGTTCCTTCCACACGGTGGTGGTGTCGGCGAACACGGACCAGGCCCTGCGCGCCTTCGAGTTCGGGGTGCTGGACTTCGTGGCCAAGCCCTACACGCGGGAGCGCCTGGAGAAGGCGCTCGCGCGCGTCCGGGGCCGTGGCGCGGGCCCGTTGCGGACGCTGGCCGTGCGCAAGGGCGGTGGCATCCTCCGCGTGCCCCTGGAGACCGTGGCCTACATCCAGGGCGCCGGGGACTACGCGGAGCTGGTGCTCCGCGATGGCGGCACCGAGCTGAGCGAGAAGAGTCTGGACCGGCTGGAGGTACTGCTCCCCACCGATTTCGTGCGCATCCACCGCTCGTATCTGGTTCCCCTCCAGGACGTGGCCCGCCTGTGGACACTGGAGGGCTCGCGCACGACCGTGGAGCTGAAGAGTGGCCTCCAGCTTCCCGTGGGCCGGAGCCGGGTGAAAGCACTCAAGGCGCGGCTGGAACCAGCGCCCCCGGATATCCGGATGCCGCGAGAGTAG
- a CDS encoding metallophosphoesterase: MRILRFVTSLALAGALSACGDGAPAEALELDSVESSLDCAALSAPVYHRIRPTSGDSLYTTNANEAANADTTYGYTEDRGVAFHAARATGTGLSPVYRIYSPSRGEHFWTIDATEKQNLVSTGGFTTDEGIGFYASKTADPCLVPVYRYSHTSLRKHRFATTEAERNSLSAAGWIDEGIKLYAAPASTQPVDTKFTLVVIPDTQNEVVNNSTLIDHRMQWLADNKSALDIRFVMQTGDMMNWDTPDHIQYERASNALERLEAAGIPYALAIGNHDTAATCTGGGACPGNVNANLRNTTTFNTYFPTTRFKALTGVYETGKCDNAYHTFTAGGLNWLVLNLELWARTGAVNWAKTVLAQHPHHNVIVITHSHQTSSGGIEQSNGGYGNNSPQYVFDNALKQYPNVRFIFSGHVGSSAYRKTTGVQGNEIHQILTTYHDSKTNPTRLLEIDTAANTFSTRVYSPYTNAEKQDGSKFTVSNVSWVR, translated from the coding sequence ATGAGGATCCTGAGATTCGTCACATCCCTGGCACTGGCAGGCGCGCTTTCCGCCTGTGGCGACGGAGCCCCGGCCGAGGCTCTCGAGCTCGACTCCGTCGAGTCCTCGCTGGACTGCGCCGCCCTGAGTGCCCCCGTGTATCACCGCATCCGGCCGACGTCGGGTGACAGCCTCTACACGACCAACGCGAACGAGGCGGCCAACGCCGATACGACCTACGGCTACACCGAAGACCGCGGCGTGGCCTTCCACGCCGCCCGTGCCACGGGGACGGGGTTGTCCCCCGTCTACCGCATCTACAGCCCGAGCCGGGGCGAGCACTTCTGGACCATCGACGCGACGGAAAAGCAGAACCTCGTGAGCACGGGAGGCTTCACCACCGACGAGGGCATCGGCTTCTACGCCTCGAAGACGGCGGATCCGTGCCTCGTCCCCGTGTACCGCTACTCCCACACGTCGCTCAGGAAGCACCGCTTCGCCACCACCGAGGCCGAGCGCAACAGCCTGAGCGCCGCCGGGTGGATCGACGAGGGCATCAAGCTCTACGCCGCGCCCGCCTCCACCCAGCCCGTCGACACGAAGTTCACCCTCGTCGTCATCCCGGACACGCAGAACGAGGTCGTCAACAACTCGACCCTCATCGACCACCGCATGCAGTGGCTCGCCGACAACAAGTCCGCGCTCGACATCCGCTTCGTGATGCAGACCGGCGACATGATGAACTGGGACACGCCCGACCACATCCAGTACGAGCGCGCCAGCAATGCACTCGAGCGACTGGAGGCCGCCGGGATTCCCTACGCGCTCGCCATTGGAAACCATGACACGGCGGCCACCTGCACGGGCGGCGGTGCCTGCCCCGGCAACGTAAACGCCAACCTGCGCAACACCACCACGTTCAACACGTACTTCCCGACGACGCGGTTCAAGGCGCTCACTGGCGTGTACGAGACGGGGAAGTGCGACAACGCCTATCACACGTTCACGGCGGGTGGCCTGAACTGGCTCGTGCTCAACCTGGAGTTGTGGGCCCGCACGGGCGCGGTCAATTGGGCGAAGACGGTGCTGGCCCAGCATCCCCACCACAACGTCATCGTCATCACCCACTCGCACCAGACGAGCAGCGGCGGCATCGAGCAGAGCAATGGTGGCTATGGCAACAACAGCCCCCAGTACGTGTTCGACAACGCGCTCAAGCAGTACCCCAACGTGCGGTTCATCTTCTCCGGCCATGTGGGCTCCTCGGCCTATCGCAAGACAACCGGTGTCCAGGGCAACGAGATCCACCAGATCCTGACGACCTACCATGACTCGAAGACGAACCCGACGCGGCTGCTCGAGATCGACACCGCCGCGAACACCTTCTCCACGCGCGTGTACTCGCCCTACACGAACGCGGAGAAGCAGGACGGCTCGAAGTTCACCGTCAGCAACGTCTCCTGGGTTCGCTAG